Within Candidatus Neomarinimicrobiota bacterium, the genomic segment ATCAAGTAGCAAGTATCCAGTAACCAGCATCCAGTATCAAGCATCCAATCACCAGTGAACCAGTTAACCAATCAACCGGTATCCAGTCACCAGCATCCAGCATCCAGTATCTAGTATCCAGTCACCAGCAGACTTGACCCTTTCTTACAATTCTTACAATGGAAGAATTCTAATGTTTCGCCAGCGCACCTCGTATGGGGTAGGGTCATCGCCTACATCATGTACCTGCAGACCGATGATACCTCGAGCTGTCATCGAATCTTTGAAGTCCGCGCACGGAACCTCGTTAACCCAGGTCTTTATGGAATTACCTTTACATTCAACACGGTATCTGTTCCATTGGCCGTCCTTGAAAGCTTTGCTGGCTTTAGAACCGGATTCAGGTCGCCAGAGCATAAAAGCTCGACGTGCCTCATCGTAAACACTTCCGGAGCTACCGCTTTCTTCTGTTGCGATCTCTACTTGATAGCCATACACGCGGTCAGGGGAAATGACTTGCCTGTCTGGTTCTCCATCGTTGTCCCTGAACCAGTAGACTATTTCTTCGCTTGCGATCTGGCTCCTGAATTGTACACCTGAGTTCAATTCCGGATTGAGTAACACTTCAAATTCCAGGATGAAATCTCCGAATTCTTTGTCCGTGCAAAGAAACGTGTTCGGACTTCCCTTGACGGCGGTTCCAACGATGGTTCCATCCACAACCTCATATTTGGCAAAGCCGCTGTGCACTGACCAACCGTTTAGTGTCTTGCCATCAAAAAGGGCGATCCATTTCCCTTCGTCGCTGTTCCCATATACGGAGATTCCGGCCAGGGATGCTATCAGTGTGAGGGTAATCATCATTGCAGTTCTTTTTTTTCGCATGTTTCTCTCCTTAATCTTCCAGGTGAAAGCTGGTCCACCGAATTCACTACCCGAGAACCCAACCGTTGTGGTATTCAGGTCGAATATACTGCTCTGCCTCCGGATAGTTGGTCACCTGCATGTTTGGACCGTCCCAGTACAATTTTTCTTCAGTAAGCATTGCAACCACGCCCATGAGAACGACCTCTGTCAACGGACCAGAGTATTCAAAATCAGCACTCGCTCTTTTACCCTTCTCCTTGCATGCGCTTATCCAGTCTCTGTAGATACCTCCCACCCGTGGCAGAGTCTTGGGCGGAAGTTCATACGCTCTCATTCGTGTTTCGGGTATGAGACGTGGATTCCCGGCCCATCCGGGACACATGATTTTACCTTCGTCTCCAACGAACAAAATGCCGTTTCCGTAACTCTGTGGAAAATCACGTCCCGGTTCAAGCTCATCGGGTCTTGGGGGCATCAAGCCAGTGTACCAGGTTAGTTTCACTGGTGGCATCCCGCCACGTGCTGGGAACTGGTAATACACAGTTGATACAAAGGGTTTCTTGTTACGATCGCCCCAGGCGGAACGTGCCTGAACCCACTCGGGATAACCCAGATCCAGGGCAAAGAAGGCAGGGTCCATGTTGTGACACCCCATGTCACCGATCCTGCCCGTGCCAAAGTACCAGTAATCTCGCCATTTCACAGGTGTATAGTGAGGACTGTAAGGCCTGTACTCTACAGGACCAAGCCAGAGGTCCCAATCCAATCCTTCCGGCACCGGCACGCTCCCTTCGGGCACATCTTCCCGGCAGGCTCCTGTGTTTGGATCAGCACTCCAGGCATGCACTTCCCTGACATCACCTATGGCTCCATCACGTATCCACTCGTAGGTAAGGCGAAGTCCCTCATCACCATGCCCCTGAATACCCATTTGTGTGACGACT encodes:
- a CDS encoding Gfo/Idh/MocA family oxidoreductase — encoded protein: MAKETKKLNREAGDKLSRRQFLNMAGAAAASITIVPRYVLGGPGFTPPSDKLNIAMIGAGGQGMHNLRNLLQEDDVQIIALADVTEEADYSDTYHEVPGGRKPGYERIKEVYGNDPAKKDYPDPRVYVDFRRMLEKEKEIDAVVVSIPDHTHAVAALAAIQMGKHVYVEKPLARTIYEARKVTEAAREAGVVTQMGIQGHGDEGLRLTYEWIRDGAIGDVREVHAWSADPNTGACREDVPEGSVPVPEGLDWDLWLGPVEYRPYSPHYTPVKWRDYWYFGTGRIGDMGCHNMDPAFFALDLGYPEWVQARSAWGDRNKKPFVSTVYYQFPARGGMPPVKLTWYTGLMPPRPDELEPGRDFPQSYGNGILFVGDEGKIMCPGWAGNPRLIPETRMRAYELPPKTLPRVGGIYRDWISACKEKGKRASADFEYSGPLTEVVLMGVVAMLTEEKLYWDGPNMQVTNYPEAEQYIRPEYHNGWVLG
- a CDS encoding DUF1080 domain-containing protein; the protein is MRKKRTAMMITLTLIASLAGISVYGNSDEGKWIALFDGKTLNGWSVHSGFAKYEVVDGTIVGTAVKGSPNTFLCTDKEFGDFILEFEVLLNPELNSGVQFRSQIASEEIVYWFRDNDGEPDRQVISPDRVYGYQVEIATEESGSSGSVYDEARRAFMLWRPESGSKASKAFKDGQWNRYRVECKGNSIKTWVNEVPCADFKDSMTARGIIGLQVHDVGDDPTPYEVRWRNIRILPL